A single region of the Thermodesulfobacteriota bacterium genome encodes:
- a CDS encoding YkgJ family cysteine cluster protein: MSSVQLAITELARGLGRFMERLKTIYQAMDKAYDEITAYYGCSCAGCDGNCCTSYFFHYTVAEYLYLAKGFQTLSPERQNEVRRLAREFVKDRDRLEAEGKKIDLMCPLNDRGLCGLYAFRPMICRLHGVPHSYRRPDLALVRGEGCPKLVPPVGDAPGHTIEKPARRELDRSRFYRDLARLEQELRQEIGFGERIKMTIADMITSMEKQETS, translated from the coding sequence ATGTCATCTGTACAACTGGCAATAACAGAATTGGCCCGGGGGCTTGGCCGTTTCATGGAGCGCCTGAAGACTATCTACCAGGCCATGGACAAGGCTTACGATGAGATAACAGCTTACTATGGCTGCTCCTGTGCGGGTTGTGACGGCAATTGTTGCACGAGTTACTTTTTCCATTATACGGTGGCGGAGTATCTCTACCTTGCGAAGGGCTTCCAGACCCTCAGCCCGGAAAGACAAAATGAGGTGCGGCGTCTCGCCCGTGAATTTGTAAAGGACCGCGACCGGCTGGAGGCTGAGGGGAAAAAAATTGACCTGATGTGCCCGCTCAATGATAGAGGTCTCTGCGGCCTGTATGCCTTCCGTCCGATGATATGCCGGCTGCACGGAGTCCCACACTCATATCGCAGGCCGGACCTGGCGCTGGTTCGGGGTGAAGGCTGTCCAAAACTGGTCCCGCCGGTCGGAGATGCGCCGGGGCATACTATAGAGAAGCCCGCCCGCCGTGAGCTTGACCGCAGCCGATTTTATAGAGATCTGGCCAGGCTGGAGCAGGAACTACGCCAGGAAATCGGCTTTGGCGAACGTATCAAGATGACCATTGCCGACATGATCACGTCCATGGAGAAACAGGAGACATCGTAA
- a CDS encoding glutamate synthase-related protein, which produces MLHQPITKNYHDFIIERDPEKCIQCQVCVRQCSYGAHIYNEKEGRVTEDETKCVGCHRCEALCPTGALTIRRNPSEFRENALWAPQFIKNIYKQADTGGVLLTGMGNPYPYPVYWDRMVLDASQVTNPSIDPLREPMELRTWLGSKPDAVEIEMKKGRPKLTTQFSPQLQINYPILFSAMSYGSINLNVHVGLARAAEELGILYNTGEGGLHQSLYKYGKNTIVQCASGRFGVDSKYLNAGVAIEIKIGQGAKPGIGGHLPGEKIGKEISITRMIPEGSDAISPAPHHDIYSIEDLRQLIYALKEATDYEKPVFVKIAAVHNSAAIASGIARAGADVIAIDGFRGGTGAAPTMIRDNVGIPIELALASVDERLRQEGIRNRVSLLAAGGIRCSADVVKAIALGADAVYIGTAALIAVGCTLCQRCYTGKCPWGIATNDPYLAKRINPDIAHRRLANLVRAWGHEIQEMLGGMGLNAIESLRGNREKLRGVGLNEVELNILGIKHAGA; this is translated from the coding sequence GTGTTACACCAGCCAATAACTAAAAATTACCACGACTTCATCATCGAGCGTGATCCGGAAAAGTGCATCCAGTGCCAGGTCTGCGTCCGTCAGTGCTCTTACGGCGCGCATATCTACAATGAAAAAGAAGGACGCGTTACCGAAGATGAAACCAAATGCGTCGGCTGCCACCGTTGCGAGGCCCTCTGCCCCACCGGGGCCTTGACTATCAGGAGAAACCCTTCCGAATTCAGAGAAAACGCCCTCTGGGCCCCGCAGTTTATCAAAAATATTTATAAGCAGGCGGATACCGGCGGCGTCCTTTTGACCGGTATGGGCAACCCTTATCCCTACCCCGTCTATTGGGATCGTATGGTCTTAGATGCCAGTCAGGTGACCAACCCCTCCATTGACCCCCTCCGGGAACCGATGGAACTCAGGACCTGGCTCGGCTCTAAACCGGATGCTGTCGAAATAGAGATGAAAAAAGGCAGGCCTAAACTCACAACGCAGTTTTCGCCGCAGTTGCAGATTAACTACCCTATCCTGTTCTCGGCCATGTCCTATGGATCTATCAATCTGAATGTTCACGTCGGTCTGGCCCGGGCTGCGGAAGAATTAGGGATTCTTTACAATACCGGCGAGGGCGGCCTGCATCAAAGCCTGTATAAATACGGTAAAAATACCATTGTTCAGTGCGCTTCCGGTCGTTTCGGCGTGGATAGCAAGTACCTCAATGCCGGTGTGGCTATCGAAATCAAAATCGGCCAGGGGGCAAAACCCGGTATCGGCGGCCATTTACCCGGCGAAAAAATAGGAAAAGAAATCTCCATCACCAGGATGATCCCGGAGGGGAGCGACGCCATCTCACCCGCGCCTCACCATGATATCTACTCCATCGAAGACCTGCGGCAACTCATTTACGCCCTTAAAGAGGCCACCGATTATGAAAAGCCGGTCTTTGTAAAGATTGCCGCGGTTCATAACTCCGCGGCCATCGCCAGCGGTATAGCCAGGGCCGGAGCAGATGTCATCGCCATAGATGGATTCCGGGGAGGCACCGGAGCCGCCCCCACTATGATCCGTGACAATGTAGGCATCCCCATTGAACTGGCCCTGGCCTCTGTTGACGAAAGACTGAGGCAGGAAGGGATACGAAACCGCGTCTCCCTGCTGGCGGCGGGCGGCATCCGCTGCAGCGCCGATGTAGTAAAGGCCATCGCCCTCGGCGCAGACGCGGTATATATCGGGACGGCGGCCTTGATCGCCGTCGGCTGTACTCTATGCCAGCGTTGCTATACCGGTAAATGCCCCTGGGGTATCGCTACGAATGATCCCTATCTTGCCAAGCGGATCAATCCGGACATCGCCCACCGGAGATTGGCCAACCTGGTCCGGGCCTGGGGGCATGAAATTCAGGAGATGCTGGGCGGCATGGGTCTCAATGCCATCGAGAGCCTGCGGGGTAACCGCGAAAAGCTTCGCGGCGTAGGGCTGAATGAAGTGGAATTAAATATCCTTGGCATTAAACATGCCGGGGCATAG
- a CDS encoding CBS domain-containing protein: protein MEAGRWEREYQMVEKRMREIMSEDFLTTAKSQTLPEAIKMLCSVRGKRAVPGAIVVFDQNQSFWGLLTLECVLESVRPSFMKSSNQRGVVTWNGILLESCQKLAGLKVEDVADKEVPRLEPEDRLIKVIHLFLKTNRRELPVLEDDTVVGLVDVGRIIQEINELITKFC, encoded by the coding sequence ATGGAAGCGGGCAGATGGGAAAGGGAATACCAGATGGTTGAAAAACGTATGCGGGAGATTATGTCGGAAGATTTTTTGACTACTGCTAAATCTCAGACTCTCCCGGAAGCGATTAAGATGCTTTGTAGTGTCCGCGGAAAGCGTGCTGTGCCCGGGGCCATTGTTGTTTTTGACCAGAATCAATCTTTCTGGGGGCTGCTTACCCTGGAATGTGTTCTTGAAAGCGTACGCCCGTCTTTTATGAAAAGTTCAAACCAGCGGGGCGTGGTAACCTGGAACGGTATTTTGCTGGAGTCATGTCAGAAACTGGCCGGGCTTAAAGTAGAAGATGTGGCAGATAAGGAAGTCCCCCGCCTTGAACCTGAGGACAGATTGATCAAGGTTATCCACCTGTTTCTCAAAACCAACCGCCGGGAATTACCCGTATTAGAGGACGATACCGTAGTGGGCCTGGTGGATGTAGGCAGGATAATCCAGGAGATTAATGAGCTGATTACCAAATTTTGTTAG
- a CDS encoding glutamine amidotransferase family protein produces the protein MKSWQYQKDISGCGLSGIINKNGERITGEGIICSIACQHDRGNGLGGGFAAYGIYPDFKDHYALHIMADNLDALHAAEGFLNQTVSIVHQEKIPTRPSKYITDPPILRRYFVEPVKEGDRICRWPGLSDDDYIVRVVMNVNRDIKGAYIFSSGKNMGAFKGVGFPEDIADFYRLDEYSGYIWTAHNRFPTNTPGWWGGAHPFTILDWSIVHNGEISSYGINKRYLEMFGYHCTLLTDTEVVAYLLDLIIRRHGLPVELACKVFAPPFWQEIDRMDKESKRLFTAIRMVYGSGLLNGPFAILFAYNGGLVGLNDRVKLRPLVAAVKGDTVYMASEESAIRAICPDPEKVWAPKAGEPVIVTMDKGVSTTKKQPRISPACAGAR, from the coding sequence ATGAAGAGTTGGCAGTATCAAAAGGACATTTCCGGGTGCGGACTTTCCGGAATCATCAATAAAAACGGGGAAAGGATCACGGGTGAAGGCATTATCTGCTCTATAGCCTGTCAACACGACAGAGGAAATGGCCTGGGCGGAGGGTTTGCCGCCTATGGTATCTATCCTGATTTTAAGGATCACTACGCCCTGCACATTATGGCGGATAATCTTGACGCCCTCCATGCGGCTGAAGGTTTCTTAAACCAGACCGTATCTATCGTGCATCAGGAAAAGATCCCGACCCGGCCCAGCAAATACATTACCGACCCGCCTATCCTGCGTCGCTATTTTGTTGAACCGGTGAAGGAAGGGGACAGGATATGCCGCTGGCCGGGCTTGAGTGACGATGACTATATAGTCCGCGTGGTTATGAATGTTAACCGGGACATTAAAGGCGCCTATATCTTTTCGAGCGGCAAGAATATGGGGGCCTTTAAGGGCGTGGGCTTCCCGGAAGATATCGCGGACTTTTACCGCCTGGACGAATATTCCGGCTATATCTGGACGGCCCATAACCGGTTCCCGACCAATACCCCGGGCTGGTGGGGCGGCGCTCATCCCTTTACCATCCTGGACTGGTCAATCGTGCACAACGGCGAGATTTCTTCCTACGGCATCAACAAGCGTTATCTGGAGATGTTCGGGTACCACTGCACCCTGCTTACGGATACAGAAGTAGTGGCCTATCTCCTTGATCTCATCATCCGAAGGCATGGGTTGCCTGTAGAACTGGCCTGCAAGGTCTTTGCCCCGCCATTCTGGCAGGAAATCGACCGGATGGACAAAGAATCAAAGAGGCTCTTTACGGCTATTCGTATGGTTTATGGCAGCGGCCTGTTAAACGGCCCCTTTGCCATCCTCTTTGCCTACAACGGGGGTCTGGTGGGCCTTAATGATCGGGTAAAGCTGCGCCCCCTGGTCGCTGCCGTCAAGGGGGACACGGTTTATATGGCCAGCGAAGAATCGGCTATCCGGGCTATCTGCCCTGATCCGGAAAAGGTCTGGGCGCCCAAGGCCGGAGAGCCGGTTATTGTAACTATGGACAAGGGCGTTTCCACGACGAAAAAACAGCCCAGGATAAGCCCGGCCTGTGCCGGAGCAAGGTAA
- a CDS encoding sulfite exporter TauE/SafE family protein, with the protein MKLFKTIYQALVMASAAHARWDYETSLSILKNRKKLLILIALSLPILAVMVASAADLPHILGGKKAYAPATYTTTIFLSSIAIGLIAGLITGCIGAGGGFVIAPALMSAGIKGITAVGTDLFHIFAKAIMGTAVHKKLGNVSVSLAVAFVLGSVPGALAGGLLNRALYNMNPVISDTFISIIYAVLLGFLGIYSLADFLKARKTGDTGGAHGGGPVAELTGLPVKMQALKIPPLLTFDEDLVPGGRKISAWIVGICGSFVGLVAAIMGVGGGFLTFPIFVYMLGVSSFTTVGTDILQIIMTAGFASISQYAIYGFVFYTLAMGMLLGSLIGIQVGALTTKVVRGIYIRAFYAMAVLAGFVNRLFALPKKFGELGWIEISKGMGNMFDTIGIVLFFLVVTTFGVFVFGKFFGNMKELRGEG; encoded by the coding sequence ATGAAACTATTCAAAACAATTTATCAGGCGTTAGTTATGGCGTCCGCCGCGCACGCCAGATGGGACTATGAGACGTCCCTGTCCATCTTGAAAAACAGGAAAAAATTGCTGATATTAATTGCCCTGTCGCTGCCGATCCTGGCCGTAATGGTGGCCTCGGCGGCAGACCTTCCGCACATCCTGGGCGGCAAGAAGGCATACGCCCCGGCCACCTATACGACTACTATATTTCTGTCCTCGATTGCTATCGGCCTCATCGCCGGCCTGATTACGGGCTGCATTGGCGCAGGAGGCGGCTTTGTCATCGCCCCGGCCCTGATGAGCGCCGGAATCAAGGGTATCACGGCGGTGGGTACGGACCTCTTCCACATCTTTGCCAAGGCCATCATGGGTACGGCGGTGCATAAGAAGCTGGGTAACGTCTCTGTCAGCCTGGCGGTGGCCTTCGTCCTTGGTTCGGTCCCTGGGGCATTGGCGGGCGGGCTTCTCAACCGGGCCCTTTACAACATGAACCCGGTTATCAGCGACACCTTCATCAGCATCATATATGCGGTACTCCTCGGCTTCCTGGGTATTTACTCGCTGGCTGACTTTCTCAAAGCCAGGAAGACCGGCGACACCGGCGGGGCCCACGGAGGCGGCCCGGTGGCTGAATTGACCGGACTGCCGGTGAAGATGCAGGCCTTGAAAATTCCTCCCCTACTCACCTTTGATGAGGACCTTGTTCCCGGCGGCAGGAAAATATCGGCCTGGATCGTCGGAATCTGCGGCTCCTTTGTGGGTTTGGTAGCGGCCATCATGGGTGTCGGCGGCGGCTTCTTGACCTTCCCGATCTTTGTCTATATGCTGGGCGTGTCTTCGTTCACCACGGTGGGTACGGACATCCTCCAGATCATCATGACGGCCGGGTTCGCCTCCATCTCGCAGTACGCCATCTACGGCTTTGTCTTCTATACCCTGGCTATGGGTATGCTCCTGGGGTCGCTTATCGGCATCCAGGTCGGCGCTCTGACCACGAAGGTTGTCCGGGGTATCTATATCCGGGCCTTTTATGCCATGGCCGTTCTGGCCGGCTTTGTCAACCGGCTCTTTGCCCTTCCGAAGAAGTTCGGCGAGCTGGGGTGGATAGAGATATCCAAAGGTATGGGCAACATGTTTGATACCATAGGCATAGTCCTCTTCTTTTTAGTGGTCACGACCTTCGGCGTGTTTGTCTTTGGCAAATTCTTCGGAAACATGAAAGAACTGAGAGGGGAGGGATAA
- a CDS encoding FAD-dependent oxidoreductase, which translates to MEYVIIGNGVAAIGAVEGIRQTDRQNPITIIAAEPYATYSRPLIANLLRGKIREADLAYRPEAFYCDNKVTLLLGRTATKIDVAARRALLEDGDKVPYGKLLIATGGKPFIPPIQGKDGPDVYTFTTLDDARKLDALVGKIKQIVVIGGGLIGLKAAESLHDRGLKVTVVELADRILSTAFDQTAGSIIGNRLAEAGIEVITENSVKEIVRKNDRVKGIKLNDGQKRSCEAVVIAIGVIPDKDIVKGTGIETNRGIVVNDYLETSVAGIYAAGDVAEALDLLSGERRVVPIWPNAYTQGQYAGRNMAGARVTYKGGLPMNSIEFYGIPTMSMGTANPAGPGYEVITKLIPEKNVYRKLVLRDGILVGAMLIGEVERAGILTGLIRNKVDVSGFKEELMKDTLSLSSLPGEIRAERLSN; encoded by the coding sequence ATGGAATATGTCATTATTGGAAATGGCGTAGCGGCCATAGGGGCGGTAGAAGGGATTCGTCAGACAGACCGGCAAAATCCGATTACTATCATTGCCGCTGAACCCTATGCCACATACAGTCGCCCCCTTATCGCCAACCTTTTGCGTGGAAAGATACGTGAGGCAGACCTGGCCTACCGCCCGGAGGCATTCTATTGCGATAATAAGGTAACCCTCTTGCTGGGACGCACCGCCACAAAAATCGATGTCGCAGCGCGCCGGGCGCTATTGGAAGATGGAGACAAAGTCCCCTACGGCAAACTCCTCATCGCCACGGGAGGGAAGCCTTTTATCCCGCCCATCCAGGGCAAAGACGGACCTGATGTCTATACCTTCACCACCCTTGATGATGCCAGGAAGCTGGACGCATTGGTCGGCAAAATAAAACAAATCGTGGTGATCGGCGGGGGTCTTATCGGTCTTAAGGCCGCAGAAAGCCTCCATGATCGGGGTCTTAAGGTCACTGTAGTCGAACTGGCCGACCGCATATTGAGCACCGCCTTTGACCAGACAGCCGGGAGCATCATCGGCAACCGTTTAGCCGAGGCGGGTATAGAGGTCATAACCGAAAATTCAGTTAAAGAGATCGTACGCAAAAATGACCGGGTAAAAGGCATTAAACTGAATGATGGTCAAAAGCGGAGTTGCGAGGCTGTAGTAATAGCCATCGGGGTTATCCCCGACAAGGATATCGTTAAGGGAACCGGCATAGAGACAAATCGCGGCATAGTGGTCAACGACTATCTGGAGACCTCTGTCGCCGGTATTTACGCAGCCGGAGACGTAGCCGAGGCCCTTGATCTTCTCTCCGGTGAAAGGCGTGTAGTGCCGATCTGGCCCAATGCCTATACCCAGGGGCAGTATGCCGGCCGGAATATGGCCGGGGCCAGAGTGACCTATAAGGGCGGGCTTCCCATGAATTCCATTGAGTTTTATGGTATTCCCACCATGTCCATGGGTACGGCCAATCCAGCCGGTCCCGGCTATGAGGTCATAACCAAACTTATCCCTGAAAAGAATGTCTATCGGAAGCTGGTACTCAGAGATGGGATACTGGTCGGCGCCATGCTGATTGGCGAGGTAGAAAGGGCGGGGATACTGACCGGCCTGATCAGAAACAAAGTGGACGTTAGCGGCTTTAAAGAAGAATTAATGAAAGATACCCTTAGCCTTAGTTCTCTGCCCGGGGAAATACGCGCGGAGCGGTTAAGTAACTAA
- a CDS encoding 4Fe-4S dicluster domain-containing protein, whose protein sequence is MKKVYAREDVCIGCRLCEIACIVEHSISKDIIRAFKQEAKRPARNVVEECGPVSFSVHCRHCDEPPCVQVCISGAIVKDPATEIVKHIPEKCVGCWSCVMACPYGIIKRDTDRGKVIKCDLCPDRDLPACVSACPNEALLYEEK, encoded by the coding sequence ATGAAAAAGGTCTATGCAAGGGAAGACGTGTGTATCGGTTGCCGGCTCTGTGAAATCGCCTGTATCGTTGAACATTCCATATCCAAAGACATCATAAGGGCCTTTAAGCAGGAAGCGAAAAGGCCGGCGCGCAATGTCGTGGAAGAATGCGGCCCGGTCTCGTTCTCTGTCCACTGCCGTCACTGTGACGAGCCGCCTTGCGTCCAGGTCTGTATTTCCGGGGCCATAGTCAAGGATCCAGCGACCGAGATAGTAAAACACATACCGGAAAAGTGTGTGGGCTGCTGGTCATGCGTCATGGCCTGTCCGTATGGAATTATCAAAAGGGACACAGACCGGGGGAAGGTGATAAAATGCGACCTCTGTCCGGACCGCGATCTGCCGGCCTGTGTTTCCGCCTGCCCCAACGAGGCCCTACTTTACGAGGAGAAATAG
- a CDS encoding response regulator: MIPRILIADRQTEILELFTRILEGDSSVSCYTSDDNEDLLRQIREISFAIMLLDVQMVLYNNFALLRTIREISPATTILIMGYLEELEAMKKGFDFGVSGYIIKPVMARDLRKEVGKCLLSPTLRRAEPPAGQVIT, translated from the coding sequence TTGATCCCACGGATACTTATCGCCGACAGACAGACGGAGATTCTGGAACTCTTTACAAGGATACTGGAGGGAGACAGTTCTGTCTCATGTTACACAAGTGACGACAATGAGGATTTGCTTCGTCAAATCCGGGAGATATCCTTTGCCATCATGCTGCTTGATGTCCAGATGGTTCTCTACAATAACTTTGCACTCCTGAGAACGATACGGGAGATATCTCCGGCAACAACGATCTTGATCATGGGATATCTGGAGGAGCTGGAAGCCATGAAGAAGGGGTTCGATTTCGGGGTCTCCGGGTATATTATTAAGCCGGTCATGGCCAGGGACCTCCGCAAGGAGGTAGGGAAATGCCTCCTCTCTCCCACGCTAAGAAGGGCAGAACCACCGGCAGGGCAGGTTATCACATAA
- a CDS encoding phage holin family protein — protein MKGILIRWIINAGALFLAAHVVDGIEITGFLPALVGALILGILNTFIRPVVLILTLPLNVLTLGLLTFIINGLMLKIVASILKGFEVQGFWPAVWGALIISTVSWIMNIFINSRGKIEHIEMKKGRNGQWE, from the coding sequence ATGAAAGGCATTCTCATCCGTTGGATCATAAACGCCGGCGCCCTTTTCCTCGCTGCCCATGTGGTAGATGGGATAGAGATCACCGGATTTCTACCGGCCCTGGTCGGCGCCTTGATCCTTGGAATACTGAACACTTTTATTCGTCCGGTTGTACTGATCTTAACCCTCCCTCTAAACGTCCTTACCTTAGGGCTTCTGACTTTTATCATAAACGGCCTTATGCTCAAAATCGTAGCCTCCATACTTAAGGGCTTTGAGGTCCAGGGCTTTTGGCCGGCGGTCTGGGGCGCCTTGATTATAAGTACCGTAAGCTGGATAATGAACATATTCATTAACTCCCGGGGAAAGATTGAACACATCGAGATGAAAAAAGGCCGGAACGGGCAATGGGAGTAA
- the nifA gene encoding nif-specific transcriptional activator NifA has protein sequence MRIDRKTSREIEEITCLYEIARALGASLYLRDSLHSTLDILAKKLGMTRGTITILNPMTSELQIEVAHGLTAEARKRGRYKLGEGITGKVVESGEPMVVPRISEEPLFLNRTRSRGDLAKQDISFICVPIKAARKTVGALSVDRLFQTDVSLDEDLRLLTIISSLIAQTVIKIQTMEKEKELLINENLELRHRLTDKYSISHIVGNSSRMKEVYEMISRVAGSNATVLIRGESGTGKELVANALHYNSRRAHKPFIKVNCSALPETLIESELFGHEKGAFTGAIHQKKGRFELAEGGSIFLDEVGELSQNIQVKLLRVIQEHEFERLGGTQTIHCDVRIIAATNKDLEEALSKGTFREDLYYRLNVFPIHIPPLRERRTDILLLAEHFLERFCRENNKNIRRISTPAIDMLMQYHWPGNVRELQNCMERAILICDEEVIKSYHLPPTLQTPGSSRTHSRLSLAEAVDNTEKEMIIEALKETRGNQSQAAQYLDTSLRILNYKIHKYGLDPKQFKVS, from the coding sequence ATGCGTATTGACAGAAAAACATCTCGTGAGATAGAAGAAATTACCTGCCTATACGAGATTGCCAGGGCCTTAGGCGCCTCTCTGTACCTGAGGGACTCTCTGCATAGCACCCTCGACATACTGGCAAAAAAACTGGGTATGACCAGGGGTACAATTACCATTCTCAATCCCATGACCTCCGAGCTCCAGATTGAAGTAGCGCATGGATTGACTGCCGAGGCCCGCAAACGCGGCAGATACAAACTAGGCGAAGGGATCACCGGCAAGGTAGTGGAATCCGGAGAGCCTATGGTTGTCCCCAGGATCAGTGAAGAACCCTTATTTCTTAATCGAACCCGCTCCCGGGGGGATCTGGCCAAGCAGGATATCTCCTTTATTTGTGTGCCGATAAAGGCCGCCCGGAAAACGGTAGGGGCCTTAAGTGTGGACAGGCTCTTCCAGACAGATGTCTCATTAGATGAAGACCTGAGACTTTTGACCATCATTTCCTCCCTGATTGCCCAGACAGTAATCAAGATACAGACGATGGAGAAAGAAAAGGAACTCCTGATCAACGAAAATCTGGAGTTGAGGCACCGGCTGACTGACAAGTACAGTATTTCCCATATCGTGGGAAACAGCAGCCGGATGAAGGAGGTCTATGAGATGATCTCCAGGGTGGCCGGAAGCAACGCTACAGTACTCATCCGGGGGGAGAGCGGCACCGGCAAAGAACTGGTGGCCAATGCCCTCCACTATAACAGTCGCCGAGCCCATAAACCATTTATTAAGGTCAATTGCTCGGCCTTGCCGGAAACCCTCATTGAAAGCGAACTGTTTGGCCATGAGAAAGGCGCTTTTACCGGGGCTATCCATCAAAAAAAGGGACGCTTCGAGCTGGCCGAAGGAGGCTCTATATTCCTGGATGAAGTGGGTGAACTCAGCCAGAACATTCAGGTCAAGTTGCTGCGCGTCATCCAGGAGCACGAATTCGAGCGCCTGGGCGGCACGCAAACGATTCACTGTGACGTTCGGATAATTGCCGCAACCAATAAGGATCTTGAAGAGGCGCTCAGCAAAGGAACGTTCAGGGAAGACCTCTACTACCGCCTCAATGTCTTTCCCATCCATATACCGCCATTAAGGGAACGGAGAACTGATATTCTGCTCTTGGCCGAACACTTTTTAGAAAGGTTCTGCCGCGAAAACAATAAAAACATCCGCCGTATTTCCACCCCGGCCATTGATATGCTCATGCAATACCACTGGCCGGGCAACGTTCGGGAGCTTCAAAACTGTATGGAAAGGGCCATCCTGATCTGTGATGAAGAGGTTATAAAGAGCTACCATCTTCCTCCGACGTTACAGACGCCGGGCAGCTCCAGGACCCATAGTCGCCTCTCCTTGGCCGAAGCGGTGGATAACACTGAGAAAGAGATGATTATAGAGGCATTAAAAGAGACCAGGGGCAATCAGTCCCAGGCGGCTCAATACCTGGATACGAGCCTGCGTATTCTGAATTACAAGATTCACAAGTATGGACTGGACCCAAAACAGTTCAAGGTGAGTTAA
- a CDS encoding universal stress protein, producing MKILVPIDGSKYAMEAVKMVSELAKATGAQVTLMTVTPSIADIDIEYTARERESLEQKTTAYGENVLEQAEKVLGTTGLIPKTLMMASTSVADAIISTAKKGKFDLIAVGSRGLGATARFIMGGVASRVVNHAPCSVLVVRMEK from the coding sequence ATGAAGATATTAGTGCCGATCGACGGTTCCAAATATGCCATGGAGGCGGTCAAGATGGTCTCCGAGCTGGCCAAGGCCACGGGCGCTCAGGTGACCCTTATGACGGTAACGCCCTCTATTGCCGATATAGATATCGAATATACGGCCCGTGAACGGGAATCCCTGGAACAGAAAACCACGGCTTATGGAGAAAATGTCCTGGAACAGGCCGAAAAAGTGCTTGGTACAACGGGATTAATTCCAAAGACCCTCATGATGGCATCAACCTCGGTAGCCGATGCTATCATCTCGACGGCCAAAAAGGGCAAGTTTGACCTTATTGCCGTAGGCAGCCGCGGGTTAGGGGCTACGGCCCGTTTTATCATGGGTGGCGTGGCCTCGCGGGTGGTTAATCACGCCCCCTGCTCGGTGCTGGTGGTAAGGATGGAAAAATAG